A segment of the Agromyces sp. H17E-10 genome:
CGTGGCCGCGCAGGTAGGGCACGATGACGCGGAAGCCGACGTCGGCGAGAGCCGGTGCCACCTCGACGTAACTGTGGACGTCGTAGGGGAACCCGTGCAACAACAGCACCGGCGGGCCGTCGACCGGCCCAGCCTCGAAGTAGGCGACGTCGAGGTGCGTCGTCTCGACGTGTCGCAGCGGCTCGAGCCGGCGTGTTGCGCCCATGGGTGTTCTCCTCGTTGCTCCGAGATTCGGGCCTCGGTGGTCGTGGCGGGCCCGCGGGTCCCGGACGGGACCTCGCACGAGCTTCGACCGGGCAGGGCGCGCGGTCGTGACGCCCGATGGCCGAGTCGGGCTGCCCCGGTGCGGACGGCGTCACAGTGCGACATGCCGCCCGGTCGTAGAGGGCAGGAGCATCCGTCGGATGCCCTCCCTCGGAACGACTCCACATGAAAGGTACCGATCATGAATACGCACATCCTCGACAGCGAGGCGCAGGCGATCGCCGATGCGACCGCGACACCCCCGTTCCTCTACCAGCTCGGCCCGGACGGCGCCCGGAAGGTCCTCGACGACCTCCAGTCGGCGCCGATCACGAAGCCCGACGTCGACGAGGAGTGGATCACCCTACCGGCCGCCGTCGGTGACGTGCGGGTGCGGATCGTCAAGCCGATCGGCTCGACCGGGCTGCTGCCGACCATCCTCTACATCCACGGCGGCGGCTGGGTCATCGGCAACGCCGCAACGCACGACCGGCTCGTGCGCGAGCTCGCCGTCGGAGTCGACGCCGCGGTGGTCTTCGTCGAGTACGACCGCTCTCCGGAGGCGAAGTATCCGGTCGCTGTCGAGCAGGCCTATGCCACCGCTCGGTGGATCACGAGCTCCGGTGCCGAGAACGGCCTCGACGCGACCCGTCTCGCCGTGGCGGGCGACTCGGTCGGCGGGAACATGACCGCGGCGGTCACGATCCTCGCGAAGCAGCGCGGCGACGTGTCGTTCGTGCATCAGTCGCTCTACTACCCCGTGACGGATGCCGCGCAGGACACCGACAGCTACCGCGAGTTCGCCGACGGCCCGTACCTGACCGCGGCCGCCATGGCCTGGTTCTGGGACAACTACCTGCCGGAGGTCGCGAAGCGGAGCGAGATCACGGCCTCGCCGCTGCGTGCGACGCGCGAACAGCTGTCGGGCCTCCCGGAGGCGTTCCTCATCACCGACGAGAACGACGTGCTCCGCGACGAGGGCGAGGCCTATGCGCGACGCCTCTCGGACGCCGGTGTCCGCACGACGAGCGTGCGGTACAACGGGACCCTGCACGACTTCATGATGCTGAACCCTCTCCGGACGTCGCCCGCCGTCACGGCGGCTGTCGAGCAGTCGGTGCACGTGCTCCGGAAGGCCCTCGGCCGGGCCTGATCATGGTCGGTCGACCCGGTGGGCGAACGTGCCCACCGGGTCGAGCGGTTCCACTTCAGTGGAGCTCACACCTCGAGATGCTCCCGCCCCGTCACGACCAGATCCGCGTACTGGGGGTTCCGGGCGATGAACGCCGCGACGACGGGACACCGCACGGTGAGGGGCAGCCCTCGTTCGCGGAGGTCGTCGAGCGCGTCGGCGATGAGGTCGGCTGCGATGCCGCGCCCGCGGAACTCGGGTGCGACCGTCGTCGTGAGCACGATGATGCGGTCGCCCACGACGTCGTAGCGGAAGGTCGCGATCTGCCTGCCGGAGATGATCGCGGCGTAGACCTGCTGGTCGGCGTGATGGAGCACCCTGACCTCCGAGTCGGCGTCCGCCGACGGCCGATCGACCTCGCGGACGTCGCGGGTGGTCGCCTCGTCGACGACGGCCACGGTGCCTTCGTCGAGGAAGCCGTTGCCATCGGGATACCCGGCCGAATCGGGGTACTCGACCGGCCTGACGTCGTTGCCTGCGTTCATCGCATCCTCACTTCCTTCGGACAACTGGTCTCGACAGGGCTCGGCGGCGGGTGGGACCAGCCGTGATCTGCTTGGCGCTGCCTCCTGGGAAGGCCGCCTGAAACCCGGTACTCCCGCACTTCTCCCACGACTCGGCCGAGCCCTGTCACGAGCGATGACCGAGCGGACACGGGAGTTGTGACCGAGAGCCGTCGAACCCGCGGGGGCGTCACACCGCGCCGACTCACCCGGTCTCAGCTGGTATCGCGTCCGCAGTCGGCGGGTGCGGACGAGAAGGGAACAGCCATGTCAGAACAGAATCCGACCGTCGTGCTCGTGCACGGCGCCTTCGCGGAGTCCGCCAGCTGGAACGGCGTCATCGCGGCGCTGTACGCCGAGGGGGTCACCTCCGTCGCGGTCGCCAATCCGCTTCGCAGCCTCGCGGGCGATGCGGCCTACGTGCGCGACGTGATCGCCTCGATCGACGGGCCCGTGGTGCTCGTCGGCCACTCGTACGGCGGTCTCGTGATCAGCGAGGCGTCGGCCGGCAACGATCAGGTCGTGGGGCTCGTGTACGCCGCCGCGTTCGTGCCGGAGCCCGGCGACAGTGCCTTCTCGCTGTCGGCGAGCGAGCCCGGCTCCACGCTGGGCGACGCGCTCGACGCCCACCCGATCTCGACCGGCGGTATCGAGTTCGTCATCCGCCGCCCCGTGTTCCGCGAGCAGTTCGCGGCAGATGTCCCCGTGCAGGTCGCCGGCCTGATGGGTGCGACCCAGCGCCCGGTGACCGAAGCCGCCCTGACCGACGCCGTGCAGGCGTCGAACCCCGGGTGGAAGGACCGCCCGTCCTGGCACGTCTTCGGCAGCGAGGACCGCAACATCCCCGCCGCGGTGCACCGCGCCGGCGCGGATCGCGCGGGTTCGCGAGGCACGAACGAGATCGCGGGGGCCTCGCACGCCATCAGCGTCTCGCAGCCCGAGGCCGTGGCCGCGACGATCCTCGACGCGGTTCGCGGCGTGGCCGGCGAGCGAGCGGTCGCGTAGTCCGCAGCCCGAGATCGCGCCATCGCGCAGGGTGCGCGGGGGCTCCCGCCTCGCGCACCCGCGCACCGGGAACAGCACAGTGCGGAGTCCTGCTCCGCGGAGGGGCTCCCGCCTCGCGCACCCGCGCACCGGGAACAGCACAGTGCGGAGTCCTGCTCCGCGGAAAGGATCCGCATGAACTCCGAAGCCTCGTTCGAGGGCCGCCGCCCCCTCGCCGGGAAGGTCGTGCTCGTCACCGGAGCGTCGTCGGGCATCGGCCGCGAGACGGCGCTGGCACTGTCGGGCGCCGGGGCGCGGCTCGCGATCGGCGCCCGCCGCGTCGATCGCCTCGCGGCGCTCGTCGAGTCCGCGCCCGGCGAGGTCACGACGATGCGGCTCGACGTCACCGACCCGACCTCGGTCGAGCATGCCGTGGCCGAGACCGTCGAACGATTCGGCCGCCTCGACGTGCTCGTGAACAACGCTGGGCTCATGCAGAGCGGGCTGATCCTCGGGGCCGACGTGCGCGAGTGGCAGCGCATGGTCGAGACGAACCTGCTCGGGTCGATGTACGCGGTCCATGCCGCGCTGCCCCACCTCCTCGAGACGAAGGGGGCGGTCGTGCAGGTATCGTCGACGGCGGCGCGTTCCGCCTCGCTCGGCAGCGGGGTCTACGCTGCCACGAAGTTCGGTATCAGCGCCTTCTCGGAATCGTTGCGACAGGAGGTCACCCGTCGCGGCGTCCGGGTGATCGTGATCCAACCCGGCTTCGTCGACACGGAGCTCACGAGCCACATCACCGATCCGACGATGCGGACGGCCGCAGCCGACATAGCCGCGTCGATGCGCACGCTCCGTCCGGACGACATCGCCGCGGCGATCGTCTACGCACTCGGTCAGCCCGAGCACGTCTCAGTGAACGAGATCCTCGTCCGCCCGACCGACCAGATGCACTGACGCTGCGGAAGCCGGATAGCGTTGCACGTGTGAGTGACGAGGTCGGCCCCGAGGCATCCGAACCCGAGGCGACGATGCCGCAGCACGGCGTCGGCCCGTGGCCCGGCGGTGAGGCCGAGTGGCCCGACGACCCCCGCTTCGACCCCGAGCTGCTCGCGGCCGGCGACACGCGCAACGTCATCGACCGCTACCGCTACTGGCGCATGGAGGCGATCGTCGCCGACCTCGACGAACGTCGACACCCGTTCCACGTCGCGATCGAGAACTGGCAGCACGACATGAACATCGGCTCGATCGTGCGCAGCGCCAACGCGTTCGCGGCCGACACCGTGCACATCATCGGGCGACGTCGCTGGAACAAGCGCGG
Coding sequences within it:
- a CDS encoding alpha/beta hydrolase — protein: MNTHILDSEAQAIADATATPPFLYQLGPDGARKVLDDLQSAPITKPDVDEEWITLPAAVGDVRVRIVKPIGSTGLLPTILYIHGGGWVIGNAATHDRLVRELAVGVDAAVVFVEYDRSPEAKYPVAVEQAYATARWITSSGAENGLDATRLAVAGDSVGGNMTAAVTILAKQRGDVSFVHQSLYYPVTDAAQDTDSYREFADGPYLTAAAMAWFWDNYLPEVAKRSEITASPLRATREQLSGLPEAFLITDENDVLRDEGEAYARRLSDAGVRTTSVRYNGTLHDFMMLNPLRTSPAVTAAVEQSVHVLRKALGRA
- a CDS encoding GNAT family N-acetyltransferase codes for the protein MNAGNDVRPVEYPDSAGYPDGNGFLDEGTVAVVDEATTRDVREVDRPSADADSEVRVLHHADQQVYAAIISGRQIATFRYDVVGDRIIVLTTTVAPEFRGRGIAADLIADALDDLRERGLPLTVRCPVVAAFIARNPQYADLVVTGREHLEV
- a CDS encoding alpha/beta fold hydrolase, whose amino-acid sequence is MSEQNPTVVLVHGAFAESASWNGVIAALYAEGVTSVAVANPLRSLAGDAAYVRDVIASIDGPVVLVGHSYGGLVISEASAGNDQVVGLVYAAAFVPEPGDSAFSLSASEPGSTLGDALDAHPISTGGIEFVIRRPVFREQFAADVPVQVAGLMGATQRPVTEAALTDAVQASNPGWKDRPSWHVFGSEDRNIPAAVHRAGADRAGSRGTNEIAGASHAISVSQPEAVAATILDAVRGVAGERAVA
- a CDS encoding SDR family oxidoreductase, whose product is MNSEASFEGRRPLAGKVVLVTGASSGIGRETALALSGAGARLAIGARRVDRLAALVESAPGEVTTMRLDVTDPTSVEHAVAETVERFGRLDVLVNNAGLMQSGLILGADVREWQRMVETNLLGSMYAVHAALPHLLETKGAVVQVSSTAARSASLGSGVYAATKFGISAFSESLRQEVTRRGVRVIVIQPGFVDTELTSHITDPTMRTAAADIAASMRTLRPDDIAAAIVYALGQPEHVSVNEILVRPTDQMH